AAAACCTCCCTTGTTTAAGATCCCACTGCAGTTCAGGAGGAAGGTCTCTGCAGGGGGTGGCCTGAGACAAGCAgccagctgctgtgcaggctgcaCCAGAAAGGACCAGAAGTAACAGCTGTGGGTGTCAGCTGTCTGTGTAGATGAACAGAATATCCTCATCTGTGCCATAACTTCTCCTGGCTTCTTCAAAGTTTCTGATGCTGGTGCAGCACGTCCCTATATAAAAGAGGAGCGAAGTGTTAGTAAACATTCAGAAGATGCCTGCGAGGGGCTTTTATTCTGGGTCTAGCAGACTCTACAGAGAAAAGTAACTAATATACTGACTAGATTTATCAGCTTATGTTACAGCTTCACTCAGTGAAGTTTATCTTCTCATCTCAAAGGCATTGCTTACAGAAGTAATGCTGTGAATAGGTATTAAATTGGTTATCTTGCTTTACTCAGCACAAAGGTACAGTTCAGCACCTCTCAAACCACTCTGAGTTTGCTAGAATGTGCATCTCAGCGTGTCAAGTAAATCACAGAACAAATTGCTGCACTAATTTAATGAGTTTAGCAAAACCTACTCTGACAAACTGTTTAGTAATGCTTGAAATAAGTGCACGCTAAAATGGGAAGTCCGCTTTAGCGTGGCTTTGCATTATGGAAATGTTAGTGATGAGGTGGTTGAGAATTCACCCAAAAAGAGCAGACTACTCACTGTCAGCGTAGGCAGGGTTGTTGTAGTAAATACTCCCTGAGGCTGTATTGTAGCCACATAACACAATGAAATGGCCCTGGTAGTCAGGATTCCTGCAGAAGCACTTCTGTCCAAtggggaggaagcagcagtATTTGACAGGACTTGAGCAAAGGTCACACAGCAACAAGACTGCATTCACTAGAACAATGGCTACGTGACCTTGGGAAAGGTGTTTTTGGATGTCTTGAACTGTTACTGTGctgtggggggggaaaaaaaacagacaggTTTTCAATGATGTTAAAAGCTCCAGGGTTTGCTACAGAGAAACCCTGACCAAATTCAAGGCCTTTGgatctcactgctgcttctaAAGTGCAGAGCAATAGCACTGAATTCTGCACTACTAAAAGCGTAACATCTGAACGTATCACATGTCTGGGATAAGAATATTAAAGGAGCTGGCAACTTAGTAACTTGAGAGACTTGTGGGAAAATCCTAAGTGTTCCATCCTGCCATTAGAACTTGACAGTTAAAGCTTGTATAGTAACTTAATTACATGCCCAAATTGTCTCTGTCACAAATACGCATCTCTCCCTGACACAGAGAAGCTGGAGTTCTTTTGAGGCTGTGTTTCTATAGCACCTCCTACAGAGGTgaagtcaagctccaccccttctgggagcacagctaaatgactgtcacctgtgctcccacagctgacccgacacttgcctcagctgattaatcagaggttcaggctgtaattaccagtttcccatacacccTGGTAGAGGCTGTCCTGTaccctctttccttttcttaatcATTCACCCCACTTATACAACAGAGATCTAAATCCACCTTCACTACAAAAAGACATGCAACTCAAGCTAAACATGAACACTAAATTATTTCCCATCTAGAGTGTCATAATTAGTTGTGAAACAGTTCTACAGTTTTTATCTTCTCCTGGGTTTACAGTTCTTTCATTGAGGTTCCTTATTTCATCCTCTCCTTTGCAAAAGTTCATAtgccatctttttctttgtgcttttgtcTAGGAACAGTGACCTATACTCTCTGCATAGCTCTAGGAGCAATAGGTTGTGTGTCCACatagcattttctttaattcataTTACAGTGGTACTTAACAGTGGCCAATTAAAGCACTGAAAGCATTGCCTATGGGATTATCTTAATGGAAAATCAAATTCAATACATAGTAGTCTACTCCTGTCAGAATTTTCAAATCACTCTGTCATCATTATTGCTTCTCAGACTTCACTGTTAAGTCTTTATGTCCATTCTTTCAAGACATTTAATAAAAAACTAATTCACAGAAAGGCTGAAGGTCTCATTTCAGCCTATCTCTCACCAGTTCAGCTCAGTGACTAGCATAGGATCCGAGTCTCCAACAAGAGAGAACAATAAGCTTACCACTTCTCCACCAGCACCTTGGAGGCTTTGGCTTGTGCAAAGAGCTGATTCACTCGATTTTCTTCTGTGTCAAAGTGCTTCCTGTAAAACGACTGGAGACAACGGAAGTTGTGAACTAGAATGGCGTCCACCTTAGGTAATTCACCATTTACCATCTCTGCTAGCAAGGCCCTGCATTCATTGCTAATAAGATAAGAATTCTTGCTCTAAATTATCACTTTAATTTCATTCCTGGTCTCACTTATTGTAATTTCCAAGCAGTGGCTCTTCAGCTGGCGACATGAAGGAAGTCTCTCTGGTTTGTACTGGGCAGAAGGCTGTATCACAAAAGCTAATGCTGCTGTAAGTGCTCACTAGCAATCTTGGAAGAGGCCAAGCTCTCACGGACACGGAGGCTGAGCTGGTCTCTCACCTCTAGAGGTGGTTCCTCCAGGTCTGGGCTGTCATGGTGGTGGGGAATGTTGGAAGCTAGCATTGATGCTGCCCAGGCTGTGCCTGTTCCATAGGCAGGTAGAGGGCTCCAGTCTCCAAGGATGTTAATAATCTGTAACTTTTCATGAACGCTACatgaaaactttaaaaacaaacaaacaaacaaaaaaactttgtATTATGAAATCAAAGATGTAAACAAAGATGGGAAGGTATCTAGTTTCTGCTTTGGAACAGATCCATACCAGTTCGGGCAGCGGGCAAACCTTATTTCTGGGAGCTATGTCTAACTAGCAGTAAGACAGCAGAGGTATTTTAGCGTGATGCATAGGGGGCCCTTTTAAAACTGCCTGCCATTTCCCAATAGATGAGAATACTAACCTGATTTTTGTAACCCTTGTCCACTCCAAGCGTCTGGGTGCAAAATTTATGCTTAACTCCAAAGTGCCGCATTAGGTAGGCCAGGTCAATGGTCCAGATACT
This sequence is a window from Excalfactoria chinensis isolate bCotChi1 chromosome 16, bCotChi1.hap2, whole genome shotgun sequence. Protein-coding genes within it:
- the GUCD1 gene encoding protein GUCD1 isoform X1; amino-acid sequence: MVPLHSWPSPGQLPPSQLRAAASGSAPSAAGRSRRRGRAWRGPRSGGAGSERAAAAMRSPREPGEPPPQAVECVQLKVPIIQQLYHWDCGLACSRMVLQYLDHLDNDEFQKAIQELRLTKSIWTIDLAYLMRHFGVKHKFCTQTLGVDKGYKNQFSCSVHEKLQIINILGDWSPLPAYGTGTAWAASMLASNIPHHHDSPDLEEPPLESFYRKHFDTEENRVNQLFAQAKASKVLVEKCTVTVQDIQKHLSQGHVAIVLVNAVLLLCDLCSSPVKYCCFLPIGQKCFCRNPDYQGHFIVLCGYNTASGSIYYNNPAYADRTCCTSIRNFEEARRSYGTDEDILFIYTDS
- the GUCD1 gene encoding protein GUCD1 isoform X2 — its product is MVPLHSWPSPGQLPPSQLRAAASGSAPSAAGRSRRRGRAWRGPRSGGAGSERAAAAMRSPREPGEPPPQAVECVQLKVPIIQQLYHWDCGLACSRMVLQYLDHLDNDEFQKAIQELRLTKSIWTIDLAYLMRHFGVKHKFCTQTLGVDKGYKNQSFYRKHFDTEENRVNQLFAQAKASKVLVEKCTVTVQDIQKHLSQGHVAIVLVNAVLLLCDLCSSPVKYCCFLPIGQKCFCRNPDYQGHFIVLCGYNTASGSIYYNNPAYADRTCCTSIRNFEEARRSYGTDEDILFIYTDS